One window from the genome of Musa acuminata AAA Group cultivar baxijiao chromosome BXJ1-4, Cavendish_Baxijiao_AAA, whole genome shotgun sequence encodes:
- the LOC135583217 gene encoding steroid 5-alpha-reductase DET2-like — MDQFDDSKLFWAALVSLYVICPLTIASLQFLVAPYGRHAQPGWGPPLPAALAWFLMESPTLWLTLILYPRGHYCSHPIPLIILTLYLLHYTNRTVIYPLRLHFSKSKKMKPKDFPLYIALVAFAFNLLNAYLQSRSISHYTDYPTTFSNGWWWICLRVAAGMLLFFWGMAVNISSDSVLLRLKSEGGGYKIPRGGWFELVSCPNYMGEMMEWLGWAIMAWSPAALGFFLYTCSNLGPRAKAHLQWYRQKFGDEYPKSRKAFIPFVY, encoded by the coding sequence atggacCAATTTGACGATTCTAAACTCTTCTGGGCAGCTCTAGTGTCTCTGTATGTCATATGCCCGCTCACTATTGCATCCCTCCAGTTCCTAGTCGCGCCCTATGGGAGGCATGCCCAGCCTGGATGGGGGCCTCCTTTGCCTGCAGCACTCGCCTGGTTCCTTATGGAGAGCCCTACCCTCTGGCTCACGCTCATCCTCTACCCCCGTGGCCATTATTGCTCCCACCCTATTCCCCTCATTATCCTCACCCTCTATCTCCTCCACTACACAAACCGCACCGTCATCTACCCCCTCCGCCTCCACTTCTCCAAGTCGAAAAAGATGAAGCCTAAAGACTTTCCCCTCTACATTGCCCTCGTCGCATTTGCCTTCAACCTCCTTAACGCCTACCTCCAGTCCCGCTCCATATCTCATTACACTGACTATCCCACCACCTTCTCTAATGGATGGTGGTGGATTTGCTTGCGGGTGGCAGCAGGGATGTTGCTGTTTTTTTGGGGCATGGCCGTGAACATATCTTCAGATTCAGTATTGCTGAGGTTGAAGTCAGAGGGGGGAGGATACAAGATACCCAGGGGAGGGTGGTTTGAGTTGGTGAGCTGCCCCAACTACATGGGTGAGATGATGGAGTGGCTCGGTTGGGCAATTATGGCGTGGTCGCCAGCAGCCCTGGGCTTCTTCCTATACACCTGCTCCAATCTGGGGCCTCGAGCAAAGGCGCACCTTCAGTGGTACCGGCAGAAGTTTGGGGATGAATACCCCAAGTCAAGGAAGGCATTCATACCCTTTGTCTATTGA